One Desulfatitalea tepidiphila genomic region harbors:
- the msrB gene encoding peptide-methionine (R)-S-oxide reductase MsrB, with the protein MKTILLITLALVAIVAGYNHISNHHVAAGQNKTGSSKKTQTAVFAGGCFWCTESDFEKVPGVLEVISGYTGGQVANPTYEQVSAGKTGHVEAVKVVYDEEKVSYAQLLDVFWRHVDPTDPGGQFVDRGRQYLSAIFYADDRQRQMAEASKQRLIASGQFERPIATEILPLGEFYEAEPYHQDYYKKNPIRYKWYRSGSGRDQFLENAWRMDKFGQIPDERAGSLDASEGKEAAGALRPIPDDQTLRATLTPMQYKVTRQEGTEPPFDNAYWNTHEEGIYVDIISGEPLFSSTHKFDSGTGWPSFTQPLEPANIVERADRSLFMVRTEVRSRHADSHLGHVFDDGPQPTGLRYCINSAALRFVPREDLEKEGYGRYAALFEGAQATAPGRK; encoded by the coding sequence ATGAAAACAATCCTTTTGATCACACTGGCGCTGGTCGCCATCGTTGCAGGATATAACCATATATCGAATCACCATGTCGCCGCCGGTCAAAACAAAACCGGTTCTTCGAAGAAAACGCAAACCGCCGTCTTCGCCGGTGGCTGCTTCTGGTGTACGGAATCGGATTTCGAGAAGGTGCCGGGAGTCCTGGAGGTCATCTCGGGCTATACCGGCGGCCAGGTCGCCAACCCGACGTACGAGCAGGTATCGGCCGGTAAAACGGGCCATGTCGAGGCGGTCAAGGTGGTTTACGATGAAGAAAAGGTTTCCTACGCGCAGCTTCTCGATGTGTTCTGGCGGCATGTGGATCCTACCGATCCGGGCGGCCAGTTCGTGGATCGCGGCAGGCAATATCTCAGCGCCATCTTTTATGCCGACGATCGGCAGCGCCAGATGGCTGAAGCATCGAAACAACGGTTGATCGCCTCGGGTCAATTCGAAAGGCCCATTGCCACGGAGATTTTGCCCCTCGGCGAGTTTTACGAGGCGGAACCGTATCACCAGGACTATTACAAAAAGAATCCCATCCGTTATAAATGGTATCGCTCGGGCTCCGGGCGCGATCAATTTCTGGAAAATGCATGGCGCATGGATAAATTCGGGCAAATCCCGGACGAGCGCGCCGGCTCTTTAGACGCGTCCGAAGGGAAAGAGGCAGCCGGCGCCCTGCGGCCCATTCCCGATGACCAGACCTTGCGGGCCACCTTGACCCCCATGCAGTACAAGGTAACGCGGCAGGAGGGGACCGAGCCGCCGTTCGACAACGCCTACTGGAACACCCATGAAGAGGGGATATACGTCGATATCATTTCAGGCGAACCCCTTTTCAGCTCCACGCATAAGTTCGACTCGGGAACGGGCTGGCCCAGCTTTACCCAACCCCTGGAGCCCGCCAACATCGTCGAGCGTGCCGACCGCAGCCTGTTCATGGTCCGCACCGAAGTGCGCAGCCGGCATGCCGACTCCCACCTGGGGCATGTCTTCGATGATGGCCCGCAACCCACCGGGCTGCGTTACTGCATCAATTCGGCCGCGTTGCGGTTTGTTCCGAGGGAGGATCTTGAGAAGGAAGGCTATGGACGCTATGCCGCCCTGTTCGAGGGGGCACAGGCGACCGCCCCGGGGCGCAAGTGA
- a CDS encoding cyclic nucleotide-binding domain-containing protein: MSLQLKVARSTWEKEQVYQLRSKVFIEEERRFDLSNKHIFDRFDSFAETSNFLAFDGDTPVAGIRLVLDNPVGLPAEEAFDFGPLRRSLHGGCATVGWFCISRRFRRHPGLVVSLIQMCFRKMRQHGARHVLAVMHPPALPLLARLIGARPLGPEIMDHALGVGIIPVHVDLEDLPDSNRKRFSDPDKHLFDDSAERRLFRKDETIVAGGDEDAHVYQIMRGVVRVQGRSEPMDKAGSKEQAADAMQLGPGQLFGVLSALDGRGMASTLVAHSEDVDVMVWPRQSFIDQMYASPERMMWLCRIMSQRVRCTYDPMFGMPAAALSKALTAPVLIDAPVEHRRPMEVLL; the protein is encoded by the coding sequence ATGTCACTGCAACTCAAAGTTGCGCGATCAACATGGGAAAAGGAACAGGTGTACCAACTGCGGTCCAAGGTGTTCATCGAAGAGGAAAGGCGCTTCGATCTGTCGAACAAGCACATTTTCGATCGTTTCGACAGCTTCGCGGAGACGAGCAATTTTCTCGCCTTCGACGGCGATACGCCCGTGGCCGGCATTCGGTTGGTGCTGGACAACCCGGTGGGCCTGCCGGCCGAGGAGGCATTCGATTTCGGGCCGTTGCGCCGATCGCTGCACGGCGGCTGCGCCACGGTCGGTTGGTTTTGCATCAGCAGGCGTTTCCGGCGCCATCCCGGCCTCGTCGTATCGCTGATTCAGATGTGCTTTCGCAAGATGCGCCAGCATGGCGCGCGCCATGTACTGGCGGTGATGCACCCGCCGGCGCTGCCGCTGTTGGCGCGTCTCATAGGGGCCCGGCCACTGGGGCCCGAAATCATGGATCATGCCCTGGGCGTCGGGATCATCCCCGTGCACGTGGATCTCGAAGATCTGCCGGATAGCAATAGGAAGCGGTTCTCAGATCCGGATAAACACCTGTTCGATGATTCGGCCGAGCGCCGACTCTTCCGAAAAGATGAGACCATCGTCGCCGGGGGAGACGAGGATGCGCATGTCTATCAGATCATGCGGGGCGTGGTGCGGGTTCAGGGCCGGTCAGAACCAATGGATAAGGCCGGATCCAAAGAACAGGCAGCCGATGCGATGCAACTCGGCCCCGGCCAGCTCTTCGGCGTACTTTCGGCTTTGGACGGACGGGGGATGGCCAGCACCCTGGTGGCCCACTCCGAAGATGTGGACGTCATGGTATGGCCCAGGCAATCCTTTATCGATCAGATGTATGCTTCCCCGGAACGCATGATGTGGCTTTGCCGAATCATGAGCCAAAGGGTTCGGTGCACCTATGATCCCATGTTCGGGATGCCGGCGGCGGCCCTCTCCAAAGCTTTGACCGCGCCTGTTTTAATCGATGCGCCCGTCGAACACCGTCGGCCGATGGAAGTCCTGCTATAA
- a CDS encoding sensor histidine kinase, with product MTTDILLVDDEQGIRKVLGIALADRGYRVHTAADARQALALFDELGPPIVLTDIKMPGMDGIELLRALKRRNPETEVIMITGHGETDLAIRSLKYEATDYISKPIDDDILDVALKRALERISLRAQLREYTENLERMVEEKSRRLIQAERLAAMGETVAGLAHAIKNITGSLRGGLFVVDKGFELQNQDYLKQGWRMVRDNVARVEQLSLDLLDIAKPGRPDVTPTDPAAPLRAVFDLMFPRAEAHDVRMTLQCAPDLRAVPMDPEAINRCLLNLVVNALEACNSEPNRCLTPTIALTVEAGEEGVCYHVSDNCGGMTTEVQARLFKGFFTTKGSRGTGIGLMLARKIVENHQGRIAVSSTKGAGTTFEICLPWGHNISQLSE from the coding sequence ATGACGACAGACATTTTATTGGTCGATGACGAACAGGGAATCCGCAAGGTGCTGGGCATCGCCCTGGCCGACCGCGGATATCGCGTCCACACCGCCGCAGATGCCCGGCAGGCCTTGGCCCTTTTCGATGAACTCGGCCCCCCGATAGTGTTGACCGATATCAAGATGCCGGGGATGGACGGCATCGAACTGCTTCGTGCCCTCAAGCGCCGCAACCCGGAAACCGAAGTGATCATGATCACCGGCCATGGCGAAACGGACCTGGCCATTCGGAGCCTCAAATACGAGGCCACGGATTACATCTCCAAACCCATCGACGACGACATTCTCGACGTGGCTCTCAAGCGGGCCCTGGAGCGCATTTCTCTCAGGGCTCAACTGCGGGAATATACCGAGAACCTGGAGCGAATGGTCGAGGAGAAGAGCCGCCGTCTGATCCAGGCCGAGCGCCTGGCCGCCATGGGAGAGACCGTGGCCGGTCTGGCGCATGCCATCAAGAATATCACCGGCAGCCTCAGGGGCGGCCTGTTTGTGGTCGATAAGGGGTTCGAACTGCAAAACCAGGACTATTTGAAGCAAGGCTGGCGCATGGTTCGAGACAATGTGGCCCGGGTCGAACAACTCAGCCTGGACCTGCTCGATATCGCCAAGCCGGGCCGGCCCGACGTCACGCCCACCGATCCAGCCGCACCCCTCCGGGCGGTTTTTGATCTGATGTTCCCCCGGGCCGAAGCTCACGATGTCCGCATGACGCTCCAGTGCGCGCCGGACCTTAGGGCTGTTCCCATGGATCCGGAGGCGATCAACCGCTGTTTGCTCAATCTGGTGGTCAATGCCTTGGAGGCCTGCAACTCCGAACCGAACCGCTGCCTGACACCCACTATCGCCTTGACCGTCGAAGCTGGGGAAGAGGGCGTTTGCTATCATGTCAGCGACAACTGCGGGGGCATGACGACGGAGGTGCAAGCCCGCCTGTTCAAAGGATTCTTCACCACCAAGGGCAGCAGGGGTACGGGTATCGGCCTCATGCTGGCCCGCAAAATCGTTGAAAATCATCAGGGCCGTATCGCCGTAAGTTCAACAAAAGGGGCCGGCACCACCTTCGAAATCTGTTTGCCCTGGGGGCATAACATTTCGCAATTATCTGAATAA
- a CDS encoding PAS domain S-box protein: MAPFFRKLRNSLITKLLISVAGIMLVCLCIWGYLNYQYLQQKAMDDLAVNMDRLSNTIRLGTHYAMMLNSRDDIQQIINNVARQNDIENVRIYNKAGEIKYSNRSEEVDRQTNIKAEACDICHNVDPPQVSVPLTERVRLLRSDQGYRMMGIISPVYNEPGCATDACHVHPADKRVLGALDLVVSLKDVDREAAVYQRNLILLAVGLFVGIAVMIVFIILRFVTAPVKRLIQGARCIESGDYGAAVQINQNDEMKALAQAINQMGQSIGEKTQALNRQRNQYQNLFGTVPCIITVQDRNYRIIEYNREFAERFKPQPGAFCYQAYKGRDTKCVVCPVEMTFEDGLPHYSEESALDKDGTMRHWIVRTSPIKDAEGNIVAAMEMNLDISERKQLEEKLVQSEKKYHAIFNNIPNPVFVLDPETWIILDCNASVDAVYGFQRGEVVGTSFLELFWERPDPVTAAGLKTATVIERAKHRDKDGLARFVTIRISPSAYGGVKVLLVTISDITKRLEAEQQLIQASKMATLGEMATGVAHELNQPLSVIKTASSFFMRKLRNKAPIAEDVLLTMSEEIDSHVQRATKIINHMRQFGRKSGPELVPVQVNDILRQAFDIFSQQLKVRGIEVEWEITSDLPMVMGDPGRLEQVFINLLINARDTIEEQMAAEPGHHRSHRIRLSTTRTDDRVVVSVCDTGTGIPDGIAERIFEPFFTTKKVGQGTGLGLSISYGIIKECNGRIYTRPNPQGGACFLIEFPIPPET; this comes from the coding sequence ATGGCCCCATTTTTCAGAAAATTGAGGAACAGTCTGATCACCAAACTGCTCATCAGCGTCGCGGGCATCATGCTCGTGTGCCTCTGCATTTGGGGATATTTAAATTACCAATATCTGCAACAGAAGGCCATGGACGACCTGGCCGTAAACATGGACCGCTTGAGCAACACCATCCGGCTGGGCACCCATTATGCCATGATGCTCAATTCCCGCGACGACATCCAACAGATCATCAACAACGTCGCGCGCCAGAACGACATCGAAAATGTCCGTATTTACAACAAGGCCGGTGAGATCAAGTATTCCAACCGTTCCGAAGAGGTGGACCGGCAAACCAACATCAAGGCCGAGGCCTGCGATATTTGTCACAATGTCGATCCGCCGCAGGTATCGGTGCCCTTGACCGAACGGGTGCGCCTGCTCCGCTCGGATCAAGGCTATCGCATGATGGGCATCATCAGCCCGGTATACAATGAACCCGGTTGCGCCACGGATGCCTGCCATGTGCACCCGGCCGATAAACGGGTCCTCGGGGCCCTGGACCTGGTGGTTTCACTCAAGGATGTGGACCGCGAAGCGGCTGTCTACCAGCGCAACCTGATTCTGCTGGCGGTCGGCCTGTTCGTCGGCATCGCCGTGATGATCGTGTTCATCATCCTGCGGTTCGTGACGGCGCCGGTCAAGCGCCTGATCCAGGGCGCGCGGTGCATCGAGAGCGGGGACTACGGCGCCGCGGTCCAGATCAACCAGAACGACGAAATGAAGGCGTTGGCCCAGGCGATCAACCAGATGGGGCAATCCATCGGCGAGAAGACCCAGGCCCTCAACCGCCAGCGCAATCAGTATCAAAATCTCTTCGGGACGGTGCCTTGCATCATCACGGTCCAGGATCGCAACTACCGGATTATCGAGTACAATCGGGAATTCGCCGAAAGGTTCAAGCCCCAGCCCGGCGCCTTCTGCTACCAGGCCTACAAAGGGCGCGACACCAAGTGTGTCGTGTGCCCGGTGGAGATGACTTTCGAAGATGGTCTTCCGCACTACAGCGAGGAGTCGGCCCTCGATAAGGACGGCACCATGCGGCACTGGATCGTGCGTACGTCGCCCATCAAGGATGCCGAGGGCAACATCGTTGCCGCCATGGAGATGAACCTGGACATCTCCGAGCGCAAGCAGTTGGAAGAAAAGCTGGTGCAATCGGAAAAGAAGTATCATGCCATCTTCAACAACATCCCCAATCCTGTGTTCGTGCTCGATCCGGAGACGTGGATCATCCTGGACTGCAACGCCAGCGTCGACGCCGTCTACGGGTTTCAGCGTGGGGAGGTGGTGGGCACCTCTTTCCTGGAGTTGTTCTGGGAGCGTCCCGACCCGGTGACCGCGGCCGGTTTGAAGACGGCGACGGTGATCGAGCGGGCCAAACATCGCGACAAGGATGGGCTGGCGCGCTTTGTGACGATCCGTATTTCGCCCTCGGCGTATGGTGGTGTGAAGGTGCTGCTGGTGACCATCAGCGACATCACCAAGCGTCTGGAGGCCGAACAGCAGCTGATCCAGGCCAGCAAGATGGCTACCTTGGGCGAGATGGCCACCGGCGTGGCCCACGAACTGAACCAACCCCTGTCGGTGATCAAGACGGCGAGCAGTTTTTTCATGCGCAAGCTGCGGAATAAGGCACCCATCGCCGAGGATGTCCTGCTGACCATGTCCGAAGAGATCGACAGCCATGTCCAGCGGGCCACCAAGATCATCAACCACATGCGTCAGTTCGGCCGCAAAAGCGGACCTGAACTGGTGCCGGTGCAGGTCAACGATATCCTGCGCCAGGCCTTCGATATCTTCAGTCAGCAGCTCAAGGTGCGCGGCATCGAAGTCGAATGGGAGATCACCTCAGATCTGCCCATGGTGATGGGGGACCCGGGCCGCCTTGAGCAGGTGTTCATCAATCTGTTGATCAATGCCCGTGACACCATTGAAGAGCAGATGGCGGCCGAGCCGGGGCACCATCGCAGCCACCGGATCAGGCTCTCCACCACTCGCACGGACGACCGTGTGGTGGTCAGCGTTTGCGACACCGGCACGGGCATACCCGACGGCATTGCCGAGCGCATTTTCGAGCCTTTTTTCACCACCAAGAAGGTGGGGCAGGGCACCGGACTGGGGCTTTCCATCAGTTATGGGATCATCAAGGAGTGCAACGGCCGGATCTACACCCGGCCCAACCCCCAGGGCGGGGCCTGTTTTTTGATCGAGTTCCCGATCCCTCCGGAGACCTAG
- a CDS encoding RrF2 family transcriptional regulator, with the protein MLIPTKKGQYALRAVYELAKHQGSGPTKISAIAAAQAIPHRFLEVILYHLKSSGLVTSTRGFYGGYQLTRPAAEITVGEILRHVHKEMAEAECLACISVRNCPFAGGCAFSSLWQRVKTAVFKVYDDTTLQDLLDDKEAAKVLDPRCAV; encoded by the coding sequence ATGCTGATTCCAACCAAAAAGGGCCAATATGCCTTGCGGGCCGTTTACGAGCTGGCCAAGCATCAGGGTTCGGGTCCGACTAAAATTTCGGCGATCGCCGCTGCCCAGGCGATCCCGCACCGTTTTCTCGAAGTGATCCTTTACCACCTCAAAAGCAGCGGTTTAGTGACGTCCACGAGGGGCTTTTACGGTGGCTACCAGCTCACCCGGCCGGCGGCGGAAATCACCGTCGGTGAAATCCTCAGACATGTGCATAAAGAGATGGCCGAAGCGGAATGCCTGGCCTGTATCTCGGTGCGCAACTGCCCGTTTGCTGGCGGTTGCGCCTTTTCCAGTTTATGGCAGCGGGTCAAAACAGCGGTTTTCAAAGTCTACGATGACACCACCTTGCAAGATCTGCTCGACGATAAGGAAGCGGCCAAGGTGTTGGATCCCCGGTGCGCCGTCTAA
- a CDS encoding nucleotide pyrophosphohydrolase: MQTLTLRDYQDRVDQWVKQHGVRYFGELTNLGILMEEVGEVARLMVRLYGEQSFKSTPRTREDLADELADVMFVLACIANQTGVDLTAAVSGNLEEKARRDHRRHWQNPKLTS, from the coding sequence ATGCAAACGCTGACGCTTCGAGATTATCAAGACCGGGTGGACCAATGGGTGAAACAACACGGCGTGCGCTATTTCGGCGAATTGACCAACCTGGGCATTCTGATGGAGGAGGTGGGCGAGGTAGCCCGCCTGATGGTGCGGCTATATGGCGAACAGAGTTTTAAAAGCACGCCGCGAACCAGGGAGGACCTGGCCGACGAGCTGGCCGACGTCATGTTTGTGCTCGCCTGCATCGCCAACCAGACCGGCGTGGATCTGACCGCTGCGGTGTCGGGCAACCTGGAAGAAAAAGCCCGGCGCGACCATCGGCGCCACTGGCAAAACCCCAAACTGACATCATAG
- the hmcA gene encoding sulfate respiration complex hexadecaheme cytochrome HmcA → MVLPFGLLMLTALLVSLAVARQAPSEPIPGRADIITIDGLRAFGPLERPPVVFFHGKHTEALAKAQKDCLACHPQGEKYLSLKYNRTADTDKQAVMDVYHDGCIGCHADYRSQNQPSGPVTCGECHVAEKAVNNIRAGIGLDKSLHYRHVKAAEQKCERCHHAYNPETKQLYYDKGKEGACLYCHKDQTQENRIAYRQAAHLDCVGCHRELSLQKKTAGPMECAGCHDPEAQALIAKVADIPRLERNQPDVTLVKAHREDEKVDAQKPRMALVPFDHLKHEGATQYCRTCHHAELTSCASCHPIQGHADGKMVKLSQAMHEQDAQMSCVGCHTQKQLRAECAGCHASMPAEKVWAGEAACKVCHMPQEAPVARPGYEMLASEMAASLIDARRQIPPPVAVEDIPETVIIDHLVDAYEAVKMPHRQIVQKLSDLMRDDALAAAFHTQPTTFCQGCHHNSPASLKPPQCGSCHGRTSDAMNLTRPGLMAAYHEQCMLCHEKMGIEKPANRDCTACHAKRAETARNN, encoded by the coding sequence ATGGTTCTCCCATTTGGCTTGCTGATGCTGACGGCGTTACTGGTATCGCTGGCCGTGGCACGCCAGGCGCCGTCCGAACCCATCCCGGGCCGGGCCGATATAATCACTATCGACGGACTGCGGGCCTTCGGGCCGCTGGAGCGGCCGCCCGTGGTTTTTTTCCATGGCAAACACACAGAGGCGCTGGCCAAGGCCCAAAAGGACTGCCTGGCTTGCCATCCTCAGGGTGAGAAGTATCTTTCACTCAAGTATAACCGTACGGCCGATACTGACAAACAGGCCGTCATGGACGTCTACCACGACGGGTGTATCGGGTGTCATGCCGATTACCGCAGCCAAAACCAACCGTCAGGGCCGGTCACATGCGGGGAGTGCCATGTGGCAGAGAAGGCGGTGAACAACATCCGCGCCGGCATTGGCTTGGATAAATCCCTCCACTACCGGCACGTCAAGGCCGCCGAGCAGAAGTGCGAGCGCTGCCACCACGCCTACAACCCCGAAACCAAGCAGCTTTACTATGATAAGGGCAAAGAGGGGGCCTGCCTTTACTGTCACAAGGATCAGACCCAGGAAAACCGCATCGCTTACCGCCAGGCGGCCCACCTGGACTGTGTCGGCTGCCATCGGGAGTTGTCGCTCCAGAAGAAGACGGCCGGTCCCATGGAGTGTGCCGGCTGCCACGACCCGGAGGCCCAGGCTCTCATCGCCAAAGTGGCCGATATTCCTCGCCTGGAGCGCAACCAGCCGGATGTGACGCTGGTCAAGGCCCACCGGGAAGATGAAAAGGTCGACGCGCAAAAACCACGTATGGCCCTGGTGCCTTTCGACCACCTCAAGCATGAGGGCGCGACCCAGTATTGCCGCACCTGCCACCACGCCGAGTTGACCTCCTGCGCCAGCTGCCATCCCATCCAGGGGCATGCGGACGGCAAGATGGTCAAGCTGTCCCAGGCCATGCATGAACAGGACGCCCAGATGAGCTGCGTGGGCTGCCACACCCAAAAACAGTTGCGGGCCGAGTGCGCCGGCTGTCATGCCAGCATGCCGGCGGAGAAGGTTTGGGCCGGCGAGGCGGCCTGCAAGGTGTGTCACATGCCCCAGGAGGCGCCGGTGGCGCGTCCCGGATACGAAATGCTGGCCAGTGAAATGGCGGCATCACTGATCGATGCCCGTCGGCAAATTCCGCCTCCGGTGGCCGTCGAGGACATCCCCGAAACCGTGATCATCGACCACCTGGTGGATGCCTACGAAGCGGTGAAGATGCCCCACCGGCAGATCGTGCAGAAGCTTTCGGACCTGATGCGCGACGATGCCTTGGCCGCCGCCTTCCACACCCAGCCGACCACCTTCTGCCAGGGGTGCCATCACAACAGCCCGGCATCGCTCAAGCCGCCCCAATGCGGATCCTGCCACGGACGCACTTCCGATGCGATGAACCTGACCCGGCCGGGACTGATGGCGGCCTATCACGAACAGTGCATGTTGTGCCACGAGAAAATGGGGATCGAAAAGCCGGCCAATCGCGACTGCACGGCCTGCCATGCCAAACGCGCTGAAACCGCGCGCAACAATTGA
- a CDS encoding ThiF family adenylyltransferase has protein sequence MQACQSPRQIHPATAGSKYEYYEQAFDRNIGFLTPGEQERLHEAVVAIPGLGGAGGAHVAAMARLGVGRFHLADLDRFEVVNINRQHGARAGTFGRPKCEVLAEEARAINPFAALKVFEEGVTAENIDAFLEGVDVVIDGMDFFNIEIRRLIFRRAWEKRIHVVTAGPIGFGSAFMVFAPDRGMTFDRYFDLHDDMRVEEKLIAFFVGLVPKAAHKSYTLPGSIDMAEQRGPSLGAGCQLCSAVAAAEVVRILLGKPGLRPAPYYFQFDPFARRFVQGRLWFGNRGPLQRVKRWLMKARLCGQSEYLQEPRPKLEAPSAPGGGPLTAEVRDYLMKAAIRAPSGDNCQPWRYAHQADTIHFMVDPAADDSFFNVAQAASLISCGAAVENLVLAASRFGMAAAVAVSAADGNARVQIDLSPGTLCEDPLHRFVWERHTNRTLYDGSPLEPDHRLKIHAAIQPFQQAELLLLTEPQQIRESAQLVAGIDRIRAEHRGLHTHLMRMIRFSVQEARERRDGFFLKNLEAGRAGEWFIRCTRPWPVMRMLNHLGMGRMISGISRHGILSASAVGMLKVPSVLPEDLIAGGRALERIWLTVASLGLAFQPMTAATLFWLRWQLGGQGDFRPAHRRLLKDLWPRYQRLFGVTHESEGHVMLFRVGKGRPVGCRTLRKPLASFRLPWPFEASSRDDLSGGTPEPEQAAGSIKQAFGR, from the coding sequence ATGCAAGCTTGTCAATCCCCTCGGCAGATCCACCCTGCGACTGCCGGAAGCAAATACGAATACTATGAGCAAGCCTTCGACCGCAACATCGGGTTTCTGACGCCTGGCGAACAGGAGCGTCTGCACGAAGCCGTCGTGGCCATTCCCGGCCTGGGCGGAGCGGGCGGCGCCCACGTGGCGGCCATGGCCCGTCTGGGCGTCGGCCGGTTTCACCTCGCCGATCTGGACCGATTCGAAGTGGTCAACATCAATCGCCAGCACGGTGCCCGGGCCGGGACCTTCGGCCGCCCCAAATGCGAGGTGCTGGCCGAAGAGGCGCGAGCCATCAATCCGTTTGCGGCGCTGAAGGTGTTCGAGGAAGGGGTCACGGCGGAGAACATCGATGCCTTCCTCGAGGGCGTGGATGTAGTCATCGATGGCATGGATTTTTTCAACATCGAGATTCGGCGGTTGATTTTTCGTCGTGCCTGGGAGAAGCGCATCCACGTGGTCACGGCCGGACCGATCGGATTCGGCAGTGCGTTCATGGTGTTCGCACCGGATCGCGGCATGACGTTCGATCGCTATTTCGATCTTCATGACGACATGCGCGTGGAAGAGAAGTTGATCGCTTTCTTTGTCGGCCTGGTCCCCAAGGCCGCTCATAAGTCCTATACCTTGCCGGGAAGCATCGATATGGCCGAGCAGCGGGGGCCTTCCCTCGGCGCCGGATGCCAGCTGTGTTCGGCCGTGGCGGCGGCCGAGGTGGTGCGGATCCTGCTCGGCAAACCGGGATTGCGGCCGGCGCCCTATTACTTCCAGTTCGATCCGTTTGCGCGCCGATTCGTCCAGGGGCGGTTGTGGTTCGGCAACCGGGGGCCGCTGCAGCGGGTCAAGCGATGGCTGATGAAAGCCAGACTGTGCGGTCAGTCTGAATATTTGCAAGAGCCTCGACCGAAGCTCGAAGCGCCATCGGCGCCGGGCGGCGGGCCGCTGACCGCGGAGGTTCGGGACTATCTGATGAAAGCCGCCATTCGGGCGCCCTCGGGAGATAATTGCCAGCCATGGCGTTATGCCCATCAGGCCGATACCATTCATTTCATGGTGGATCCCGCAGCAGATGATTCGTTTTTCAACGTGGCCCAGGCCGCCTCCCTGATCAGCTGCGGTGCTGCCGTGGAAAACCTGGTGCTGGCGGCCAGCCGTTTCGGAATGGCGGCCGCCGTTGCGGTTTCGGCGGCAGACGGCAATGCCCGGGTCCAGATCGATTTGTCACCCGGCACGTTGTGCGAAGATCCCTTGCATCGGTTTGTCTGGGAAAGGCATACCAACCGTACGCTTTACGATGGCTCGCCCCTGGAGCCCGATCATCGCCTCAAGATTCACGCGGCCATACAACCGTTTCAGCAGGCCGAGCTGCTCTTGCTGACCGAACCGCAACAGATCCGGGAGTCTGCGCAATTGGTCGCCGGTATCGACCGTATACGGGCGGAGCATCGAGGGCTGCACACCCATCTCATGCGCATGATTCGTTTCAGCGTCCAGGAGGCACGCGAACGGCGCGACGGGTTTTTCCTCAAGAACCTGGAGGCGGGCAGGGCCGGCGAGTGGTTTATCCGGTGCACGCGGCCCTGGCCGGTGATGCGGATGCTCAACCATTTGGGGATGGGCAGGATGATATCCGGGATTTCCCGCCACGGCATTCTTTCGGCCTCGGCGGTGGGGATGCTCAAGGTTCCGAGCGTGCTCCCCGAAGATCTGATTGCCGGCGGCAGGGCGCTGGAGCGGATTTGGCTGACGGTGGCCAGCCTGGGCCTGGCGTTTCAACCCATGACCGCCGCCACCTTGTTCTGGTTGCGCTGGCAACTCGGCGGGCAGGGCGATTTCCGTCCCGCCCATCGGCGGTTGTTGAAGGACCTGTGGCCCCGATACCAGCGATTGTTCGGCGTGACGCATGAATCCGAGGGGCATGTCATGCTGTTTCGCGTCGGAAAAGGGCGGCCGGTCGGCTGCCGCACGTTGCGAAAGCCATTGGCCTCCTTCCGGTTGCCCTGGCCGTTCGAGGCATCCTCCCGGGATGACCTCAGTGGCGGGACTCCTGAGCCGGAGCAGGCGGCTGGATCGATAAAACAGGCGTTTGGGCGATAG
- a CDS encoding PilZ domain-containing protein: protein MSRKLIFGERRRHERRSCVFEIDLNDHNGYFRCYLRDLSLGGALVEHPSQFKPNLGQELFLTIPYRQRSGVVVVTGHVVRARAGTVAVAFRQGSSPAA, encoded by the coding sequence ATGAGCCGGAAATTGATCTTTGGCGAACGGCGGCGGCACGAACGCAGGAGCTGCGTCTTTGAAATCGATCTCAATGATCACAACGGTTATTTCAGATGTTACTTGAGAGACTTGAGCCTCGGTGGCGCTCTGGTCGAACACCCCTCCCAATTCAAGCCCAATCTGGGGCAAGAGCTCTTTTTGACGATCCCCTATCGGCAACGATCCGGCGTCGTGGTCGTTACAGGACATGTCGTGAGAGCACGCGCCGGCACCGTGGCGGTCGCCTTTCGGCAGGGATCATCACCGGCAGCATAG